A genomic window from Glycine max cultivar Williams 82 chromosome 17, Glycine_max_v4.0, whole genome shotgun sequence includes:
- the LOC121173884 gene encoding secreted RxLR effector protein 161-like, whose protein sequence is MADSKPISTPLSEKEKLSDMIKVQAQADKDYMSKVSYSSAIGSLMYAMVCTRPDLAYAVSMVNRFLNQPQKEHWKAVKKIFRYLKGTSDVGLIYGSHPDCCLTSYSDADFAADLVKRRSLTGYAYTLGGCLVSWKATLQPSVSLSTTEVEYMAFTEAAKEGIWLRGLINDLGINQEYANIYCDSLRCLAKDQVHHDRTKHIDVRYHFIR, encoded by the coding sequence ATGGCTGATTCTAAACCTATTAGTACTCCCCTTTCAGAAAAAGAGAAGCTGTCAGATATGATAAAGGTTCAAGCTCAGGCTGATAAGGACTATATGTCAAAGGTTTCATACTCAAGTGCTATTGGCAGTCTCATGTATGCCATGGTCTGCACCAGACCTGACCTTGCTTATGCTGTTAGCATGGTTAATAGGTTCTTAAACCAACCTCAGAAGGAACATTGGAAGGCTGTGAAGAAAATTTTCAGATATCTTAAAGGGACTTCAGATGTAGGTTTGATCTATGGATCTCACCCAGATTGCTGCCTCACTAGCTATTCTGATGCAGATTTTGCTGCTGATCTTGTCAAGAGAAGGTCATTAACAGGGTATGCTTACACCCTTGGTGGCTGCTTGGTGAGTTGGAAGGCAACACTTCAACCTTCTGTTTCCCTCTCAACTACTGAGGTTGAATATATGGCTTTTACTGAAGCTGCAAAGGAAGGAATTTGGCTGAGAGGTCTGATAAATGATCTCGGAATTAATCAAGAATATGCTAATATCTATTGTGATAGCCTTAGATGCTTGGCCAAGGATCAGGTTCATCAtgatagaaccaagcatatagatgtTAGATATCACTTCATTCGGTAA
- the LOC100782716 gene encoding rust resistance kinase Lr10 isoform X2: protein MWRERALLVILLLLLVQQICATKKQDHGCPLSSCGKITNITYPFRLKGHPKSCGDNRYELACENNVTVLHLYSGKYHVQAINYNNFTIRVVDPGVDQQTNCSSLPRYFLSRSNFTDTYSDIYNMDPYQAGQYSGRSNWDRLAFQHIVYMNCSNPVTQNGKYVDTASYVNWDSKDKYIYAIAGDLKAEDFQVGCHVKLVALTSWWGLDTNNYSYSAMHTGLVYGFEISWMRLICGQRCSSIYGFCYYHNCFFDSVSQELDYWEWDSLATFIMLWAWKILLTVPLFIVILTCKWRKRHLSMFESIENYLEQNNLMPIRYSYKEVKKMAGGFKDKLGEGGYGSVFKGKLRSGSCVAIKMLGKSEGNGQDFISEVATIGRTYHQNIVQLIGFCVHGSKRALVYEFMPNGSLDKFLFSKDESIHLSYDRIYNISIGVARGIAYLHYGCEMQILHFDIKPHNILLDENFTPKVSDFGLAKLYPIDNSIVPRTAARGTIGYMAPELFYNNIGGISHKADVYSYGMLLMEMASKRKNLNPHAERSSQLFFPFWIYNHIGDEEDIEMEDVTEEEKKMIKKMIIVALWCIQLKPNDRPSMNKVVEMLEGDIENLEIPPKPTLYPSETIT, encoded by the exons ATGTGGAGAGAGAGAGCGTTATTGGTGATCCTGCTACTGCTTCTAGTCCAGCAAATTTGTGCTACCAAGAAGCAAGATCATGGTTGCCCCCTTTCTTCCTGCGGCAAAATCACCAACATAACTTACCCATTTCGACTAAAAGGCCACCCTAAAAGCTGCGGCGACAATAGGTATGAGCTAGCTTGTGAAAACAATGTTACTGTGTTACATTTGTACTCTGGAAAATATCATGTGCAGGCAATCAACTACAATAATTTCACTATCCGAGTGGTTGATCCAGGAGTCGATCAACAAACAAATTGCTCCTCCCTTCCTCGCTATTTCTTGTCTCGCTCCAATTTCACTGATACTTACAGTGATATTTACAACATGGATCCATACCAAGCTGGTCAATATTCAG GTCGTAGTAATTGGGACAGGCTTGCTTTCCAGCATATAGTGTATATGAATTGTAGCAATCCAGTGACTCAGAATGGGAAGTATGTGGATACTGCTTCATACGTCAACTGGGACTCCAAAGACAAGTACATATACGCTATTGCTGGTGACTTAAAAGCAGAGGACTTCCAAGTTGGTTGTCACGTAAAGCTGGTTGCTCTGACATCTTGGTGGGGTTTGGATACAAACAATTATTCCTACTCTGCCATGCACACGGGGCTAGTCTATGGATTTGAGATTTCATGGATGCGCCTCATATGTGGCCAGCGTTGTTCAAGTATATACGGCTTCTGCTACTACCACAACTGCTTTTTCGACTCTGTCAGCCAGGAGCTTGATTATTGGGAATGGGATTCATTAGCGA CTTTCATTATGTTATGGGCATGGAAAATTTTGTTGACAGTGCCACTGTTTATTGTGATTTTGACGTGTAAATGGAGAAAAAGACATTTGTCAATGTTTGAAAGTATTGAAAATTATCTAGAACAAAATAACTTGATGCCTATTAGATATTCATACAAGGAAGTTAAGAAGATGGCGGGAGGTTTTAAAGACAAGTTGGGTGAAGGAGGATATGGCTCTGTGTTCAAGGGAAAATTGCGTAGCGGGTCTTGTGTGGCAATAAAGATGTTAGGTAAATCAGAAGGAAATGGCCAAGATTTTATTAGTGAAGTTGCAACCATTGGAAGaacatatcatcaaaatatagtACAACTAATTGGATTTTGTGTTCATGGGTCAAAACGTGCTCTTGTCTATGAATTCATGCCCAATGGATCTCttgataaatttcttttttccaaAGATGAAAGTATACATTTAAGCTatgatagaatatataatatatcaattGGAGTGGCTCGTGGAATTGCTTATCTCCACTATGGGTGTGAGATGCAGATTTTGCACTTTGATATCAAGCCCCACAACATTCTACTAGATGAaaacttcaccccaaaggtctCTGACTTTGGATTGGCAAAATTATATCCAATAGATAATAGCATTGTCCCAAGGACAGCAGCAAGAGGAACAATTGGATATATGGCTCCAgaattgttttataataatattgggGGAATATCCCATAAGGCTGATGTTTATAGCTATGGAATGCTTTTGATGGAGATGGCAAGCAAGAGGAAAAATCTAAATCCCCATGCAGAGCGTTCAAGtcaacttttctttcccttttggaTTTATAATCATATTGGAGATGAGGAAGATATAGAAATGGAAGATGTCACAgaggaggaaaagaaaatgataaagaaaatgatCATAGTTGCACTTTGGTGTATACAATTGAAACCAAATGACCGTCCCTCAATGAACAAAGTAGTCGAAATGCTTGAAGGAGACATTGAAAACTTAGAAATACCTCCAAAGCCAACTCTGTATCCAAGTGAAACGATCACATAA
- the LOC100782716 gene encoding rust resistance kinase Lr10 isoform X1 — MWRERALLVILLLLLVQQICATKKQDHGCPLSSCGKITNITYPFRLKGHPKSCGDNRYELACENNVTVLHLYSGKYHVQAINYNNFTIRVVDPGVDQQTNCSSLPRYFLSRSNFTDTYSDIYNMDPYQAGQYSGRSNWDRLAFQHIVYMNCSNPVTQNGKYVDTASYVNWDSKDKYIYAIAGDLKAEDFQVGCHVKLVALTSWWGLDTNNYSYSAMHTGLVYGFEISWMRLICGQRCSSIYGFCYYHNCFFDSVSQELDYWEWDSLASDMLGIFLGAFIMLWAWKILLTVPLFIVILTCKWRKRHLSMFESIENYLEQNNLMPIRYSYKEVKKMAGGFKDKLGEGGYGSVFKGKLRSGSCVAIKMLGKSEGNGQDFISEVATIGRTYHQNIVQLIGFCVHGSKRALVYEFMPNGSLDKFLFSKDESIHLSYDRIYNISIGVARGIAYLHYGCEMQILHFDIKPHNILLDENFTPKVSDFGLAKLYPIDNSIVPRTAARGTIGYMAPELFYNNIGGISHKADVYSYGMLLMEMASKRKNLNPHAERSSQLFFPFWIYNHIGDEEDIEMEDVTEEEKKMIKKMIIVALWCIQLKPNDRPSMNKVVEMLEGDIENLEIPPKPTLYPSETIT, encoded by the exons ATGTGGAGAGAGAGAGCGTTATTGGTGATCCTGCTACTGCTTCTAGTCCAGCAAATTTGTGCTACCAAGAAGCAAGATCATGGTTGCCCCCTTTCTTCCTGCGGCAAAATCACCAACATAACTTACCCATTTCGACTAAAAGGCCACCCTAAAAGCTGCGGCGACAATAGGTATGAGCTAGCTTGTGAAAACAATGTTACTGTGTTACATTTGTACTCTGGAAAATATCATGTGCAGGCAATCAACTACAATAATTTCACTATCCGAGTGGTTGATCCAGGAGTCGATCAACAAACAAATTGCTCCTCCCTTCCTCGCTATTTCTTGTCTCGCTCCAATTTCACTGATACTTACAGTGATATTTACAACATGGATCCATACCAAGCTGGTCAATATTCAG GTCGTAGTAATTGGGACAGGCTTGCTTTCCAGCATATAGTGTATATGAATTGTAGCAATCCAGTGACTCAGAATGGGAAGTATGTGGATACTGCTTCATACGTCAACTGGGACTCCAAAGACAAGTACATATACGCTATTGCTGGTGACTTAAAAGCAGAGGACTTCCAAGTTGGTTGTCACGTAAAGCTGGTTGCTCTGACATCTTGGTGGGGTTTGGATACAAACAATTATTCCTACTCTGCCATGCACACGGGGCTAGTCTATGGATTTGAGATTTCATGGATGCGCCTCATATGTGGCCAGCGTTGTTCAAGTATATACGGCTTCTGCTACTACCACAACTGCTTTTTCGACTCTGTCAGCCAGGAGCTTGATTATTGGGAATGGGATTCATTAGCGA GTGATATGCTGGGTATCTTTCTGGGAG CTTTCATTATGTTATGGGCATGGAAAATTTTGTTGACAGTGCCACTGTTTATTGTGATTTTGACGTGTAAATGGAGAAAAAGACATTTGTCAATGTTTGAAAGTATTGAAAATTATCTAGAACAAAATAACTTGATGCCTATTAGATATTCATACAAGGAAGTTAAGAAGATGGCGGGAGGTTTTAAAGACAAGTTGGGTGAAGGAGGATATGGCTCTGTGTTCAAGGGAAAATTGCGTAGCGGGTCTTGTGTGGCAATAAAGATGTTAGGTAAATCAGAAGGAAATGGCCAAGATTTTATTAGTGAAGTTGCAACCATTGGAAGaacatatcatcaaaatatagtACAACTAATTGGATTTTGTGTTCATGGGTCAAAACGTGCTCTTGTCTATGAATTCATGCCCAATGGATCTCttgataaatttcttttttccaaAGATGAAAGTATACATTTAAGCTatgatagaatatataatatatcaattGGAGTGGCTCGTGGAATTGCTTATCTCCACTATGGGTGTGAGATGCAGATTTTGCACTTTGATATCAAGCCCCACAACATTCTACTAGATGAaaacttcaccccaaaggtctCTGACTTTGGATTGGCAAAATTATATCCAATAGATAATAGCATTGTCCCAAGGACAGCAGCAAGAGGAACAATTGGATATATGGCTCCAgaattgttttataataatattgggGGAATATCCCATAAGGCTGATGTTTATAGCTATGGAATGCTTTTGATGGAGATGGCAAGCAAGAGGAAAAATCTAAATCCCCATGCAGAGCGTTCAAGtcaacttttctttcccttttggaTTTATAATCATATTGGAGATGAGGAAGATATAGAAATGGAAGATGTCACAgaggaggaaaagaaaatgataaagaaaatgatCATAGTTGCACTTTGGTGTATACAATTGAAACCAAATGACCGTCCCTCAATGAACAAAGTAGTCGAAATGCTTGAAGGAGACATTGAAAACTTAGAAATACCTCCAAAGCCAACTCTGTATCCAAGTGAAACGATCACATAA